The nucleotide window CTAAATCAATGCCATAGATGTCGAAAAAAAAATTATCAAACAACTTTCTTGATAGAATTAATGCTAAAAATAGAGATGGAAACGGTTCCAAATATTAGACGGAAGGTCAGCAAGTCTGTTTTTGCAAAAAGTTGACCACTTTTTGAATGGCTTTGCCCCTATGGCTTATCCGATTTTTTTCATCAGCATCTAACTCTGAAAATGTTTTTTTGTAAGATGCCGGGACAAATACAGGATCATAACCAAATCCCTTGGTTCCTCTTTCCTTTGTAATGATCGTCCCCCGACAAATGCCTTCAAATGTGTTGGGTCCATTATTAGTAACAAAAGCAGCCACCGTTCTAAATTGGGCACCCCTGCGTTCCAAAGGAACATCGGACAGCTCATCCAACAATTTATCAACATTTTCTTGATCCGTAGCCTCTTCCCCCGCATAGCGTGCCGAATATACTCCGGGACGTCCATTTAAGGCATCCACTTCCAGCCCGGTATCATCGGAAAGAGCAGGTAAGCCTGTTTCCTCATAAACATACTGGGCTTTTTTTAACGCATTGCCCTCGAGCGTTTCCCTATCTTCAACAACCTCTTCGAGATCTGGAAAATCATACGTCGATTTTAGCTCAATCCCCAGTGGTTTTAAGGTAGCTCGAAGCTCTTCAATTTTATGCTTATTTCGTGATGCTAAAATAATTTTCTTCATTCTCCTGTCAGGTATTATTTATTCGGCATCTTTTACATCGTTCAAAATATCCTGCATCTGATGCCATTTTAAGCGCGGACCAAATTGTGATACGACCTTTGAACCTGCCAGGCTGGCTAATTTTCCTGCTCCGGCA belongs to Fodinibius sp. Rm-B-1B1-1 and includes:
- a CDS encoding XTP/dITP diphosphatase, whose amino-acid sequence is MKKIILASRNKHKIEELRATLKPLGIELKSTYDFPDLEEVVEDRETLEGNALKKAQYVYEETGLPALSDDTGLEVDALNGRPGVYSARYAGEEATDQENVDKLLDELSDVPLERRGAQFRTVAAFVTNNGPNTFEGICRGTIITKERGTKGFGYDPVFVPASYKKTFSELDADEKNRISHRGKAIQKVVNFLQKQTC